A region of Ictalurus furcatus strain D&B chromosome 1, Billie_1.0, whole genome shotgun sequence DNA encodes the following proteins:
- the nrsn1 gene encoding neurensin-1 isoform X1, with product MVTGSPWRLAAQIIKVSVLRHLRLGLFVCVADVKMASCPELCGSEHGDGGPQRYGVRSYLHQFYEDCTSSIWERHHDEFQTQRSPSRWSSVLWKVCVAVGAVILVSGLSVLLVGYATPPRLEAFGEDELLFVDGRAVRFNRALDACKLGGAVLFCVGGAGVATGLLLLAACGQGGVKDELRLQRRFKERLAEIQASVPNTGEAKVPVTLSKVQNIQPGAEP from the exons ATGGTTACTGGTTCTCCTTGGAGACTAGCCGCTCAGATAATTAAAGTCTCGGTGTTGCGGCATTTGCGTTtaggtttgtttgtgtgtgtggcagatGTGAAGATGGCGTCATGCCCGGAGTTGTGCGGCTCGGAGCACGGTGACGGAGGGCCACAGCGCTACGGCGTTCGCTCCTACCTCCACCAGTTCTACGAGGACTGCACCTCCTCCATCTGGGAGCGCCACCACGACGAGTTCCAGACGCAGAGATCGCCCAGCCGGTGGAGCTCTGTCCTCTGGAAG gtgtgtgtggcGGTAGGAGCGGTAATCCTGGTCTCAGGTCTGTCGGTGCTGCTCGTGGGTTATGCCACACCCCCACGTCTGGAGGCGTTCGGAGAGGACGAGCTGCTGTTCGTAGACGGCCGAGCCGTGCGCTTTAACCGGGCCCTGGATGCCTGCAAACTGGGCGGGGCCGTGCTCTTCTGTGTGGGCGGGGCCGGCGTGGCAACCGGTCTCCTCTTGTTGGCCGCCTGCGGGCAAGGCGGAGTCAAAGACGAGCTCCGCCTCCAGCGACGCTTCAAAGAGCGACTAGCGGAGATCCAGGCGTCCGTTCCTAACACCGGAGAGGCCAAGGTTCCCGTCACGCTGTCCAAAGTCCAGAACATCCAGCCTGGCGCTGAACCCTGA
- the nrsn1 gene encoding neurensin-1 isoform X2, giving the protein MASCPELCGSEHGDGGPQRYGVRSYLHQFYEDCTSSIWERHHDEFQTQRSPSRWSSVLWKVCVAVGAVILVSGLSVLLVGYATPPRLEAFGEDELLFVDGRAVRFNRALDACKLGGAVLFCVGGAGVATGLLLLAACGQGGVKDELRLQRRFKERLAEIQASVPNTGEAKVPVTLSKVQNIQPGAEP; this is encoded by the exons ATGGCGTCATGCCCGGAGTTGTGCGGCTCGGAGCACGGTGACGGAGGGCCACAGCGCTACGGCGTTCGCTCCTACCTCCACCAGTTCTACGAGGACTGCACCTCCTCCATCTGGGAGCGCCACCACGACGAGTTCCAGACGCAGAGATCGCCCAGCCGGTGGAGCTCTGTCCTCTGGAAG gtgtgtgtggcGGTAGGAGCGGTAATCCTGGTCTCAGGTCTGTCGGTGCTGCTCGTGGGTTATGCCACACCCCCACGTCTGGAGGCGTTCGGAGAGGACGAGCTGCTGTTCGTAGACGGCCGAGCCGTGCGCTTTAACCGGGCCCTGGATGCCTGCAAACTGGGCGGGGCCGTGCTCTTCTGTGTGGGCGGGGCCGGCGTGGCAACCGGTCTCCTCTTGTTGGCCGCCTGCGGGCAAGGCGGAGTCAAAGACGAGCTCCGCCTCCAGCGACGCTTCAAAGAGCGACTAGCGGAGATCCAGGCGTCCGTTCCTAACACCGGAGAGGCCAAGGTTCCCGTCACGCTGTCCAAAGTCCAGAACATCCAGCCTGGCGCTGAACCCTGA